The Armatimonas rosea genome includes a window with the following:
- a CDS encoding tryptophan 7-halogenase: MKNPDVVVIGGGPAGSTVSTLIAQKGYKVRLFEREHFPRFHIGESLIPETYWVLERLGMLEKMKKSHFVHKHSVQFVNSAGKTSAPFYFWDNKPHECSQTWQVVRSEFDLMMLNNAREHGVDAQEGVRVREVLFDGDKAYGVKIQLEDGTLEEVHAQVVIDASGQSNLLANKLGLRTWDPVLNKGAIWTYWKGAYRDEGKNAGATMVLQTGNKKGWFWYIPLHDDRISVGVVGPFDYLFKGRESHEQTYEEEVEACPGVKERLANATRDTGYFATKDYSYRCKQAAGNGWVLVGDAFGFLDPLYSSGVLLALKSGQLAADAVVEGLQKGDVSEAQLGSWGPDFNKGVDRMRRLVCEYYEGFSFGQFIKTYPHLRNTMTDLLIGDLFTERVDEVWEPMETLYPEGKVPPAPWFSVNPELDPEMKANELMLPAGYKP, encoded by the coding sequence GTGAAAAATCCGGATGTCGTCGTGATCGGTGGAGGGCCAGCAGGCTCGACTGTCTCGACCCTGATCGCACAAAAAGGGTACAAGGTTCGGCTCTTTGAGCGTGAGCACTTCCCGCGCTTCCATATCGGCGAGTCGCTGATCCCGGAGACCTACTGGGTCTTGGAACGCCTGGGGATGCTGGAGAAGATGAAGAAGAGCCACTTTGTGCACAAGCACAGCGTGCAGTTTGTCAACTCCGCCGGCAAGACCAGTGCGCCGTTCTACTTCTGGGACAACAAGCCCCACGAGTGCTCGCAGACCTGGCAGGTGGTGCGCAGCGAGTTCGACCTGATGATGCTCAACAACGCCCGTGAGCACGGGGTCGATGCCCAGGAAGGCGTCCGTGTCCGCGAGGTCCTCTTCGACGGCGACAAGGCCTATGGGGTGAAGATCCAGCTCGAAGATGGAACCCTGGAGGAGGTGCACGCTCAGGTCGTGATCGATGCGAGTGGGCAGAGCAACCTGCTGGCCAACAAGCTCGGGCTGCGGACCTGGGACCCGGTGCTCAACAAGGGCGCGATCTGGACCTATTGGAAGGGGGCGTACCGCGACGAAGGCAAGAACGCGGGGGCGACCATGGTGCTCCAGACCGGCAACAAGAAGGGCTGGTTCTGGTACATCCCGCTCCACGACGACCGGATCAGTGTCGGGGTGGTGGGGCCGTTTGACTATCTCTTCAAGGGCCGCGAGAGCCATGAGCAGACCTACGAGGAAGAGGTCGAGGCCTGCCCTGGCGTGAAGGAGCGGCTTGCCAACGCGACCCGCGACACGGGCTACTTTGCCACCAAGGACTACTCCTACCGCTGCAAGCAAGCGGCGGGCAACGGCTGGGTGCTGGTGGGGGATGCCTTCGGCTTCCTCGACCCGCTGTACTCATCGGGGGTGCTCCTGGCGCTCAAGTCCGGTCAGCTCGCCGCGGATGCCGTGGTCGAGGGCCTCCAAAAAGGCGATGTCTCCGAGGCACAGCTAGGTAGCTGGGGCCCCGACTTCAACAAGGGCGTGGACCGCATGCGCCGCCTGGTCTGTGAGTACTACGAGGGTTTTAGCTTCGGCCAGTTCATCAAGACCTACCCGCACCTGCGCAACACCATGACCGACCTGCTGATCGGCGATCTCTTCACGGAGCGTGTCGATGAGGTCTGGGAGCCGATGGAGACACTCTACCCGGAGGGCAAGGTTCCGCCCGCGCCCTGGTTCAGTGTCAATCCTGAGCTCGACCCGGAGATGAAGGCCAACGAGCTGATGCTCCCTGCGGGATACAAGCCCTAG
- a CDS encoding diguanylate cyclase, which produces MERTLELMRHDGPGALTLAESAVKKARRQDEPRPLAQALRIRAMAQGSTGNITAALDDFEAALALARRADDTRLVSQCLHGKAVALKHQGAYTTAITTLDEAILLARSVGNERGLRLSLISLAACHGSLSNYGEALNCLTEARELTQEAFIDEQGQLLGNIAMVYFESGQLDEALRYFEEAVSTDALTPHASYHCHTLISYSQALRAAGQQERAVRAAEDALKLAYQQHNQALEAAALVALGEALVHAAHAEKTLQAAHRLAQKLGLPEPLLSATKALGMFYVTQNKAALGIPWLQQALVQAEASERLFLQSEVHQALSAAYEQQGELALALTHYQQFHALYAQLHQESAQHRMQSQLARKEAERARQETEQLRQQVLEDPLTQLYNRRFLNQFLEREIARSRRNALPLSVILIDIDNFKQVNDQHSHRIGDQVLLAFATLLRLSSRQSDVLVRPSGDEFILIAPETTLPDAQTLAERLRRVVAEHPWETLAPGLALTASIGVVDLLHNDSEDLLDRADQRLYQAKRSGKNQVAA; this is translated from the coding sequence GTGGAACGCACGCTTGAGCTGATGCGCCACGATGGACCGGGTGCCCTCACCCTCGCCGAGAGCGCGGTCAAGAAAGCACGACGCCAAGACGAACCTCGTCCCTTGGCCCAAGCTCTGCGTATCCGCGCCATGGCCCAGGGCTCCACCGGTAACATCACTGCCGCTCTCGATGATTTTGAGGCCGCTCTCGCGCTTGCACGACGCGCCGACGATACCAGACTGGTGAGCCAGTGCCTCCATGGGAAAGCGGTCGCCCTAAAGCACCAAGGTGCCTACACCACCGCCATCACCACCCTGGACGAGGCCATCTTGCTCGCGCGCTCGGTTGGGAACGAGCGTGGGCTCCGCCTGAGCCTGATCTCTCTGGCCGCGTGCCACGGGAGCCTCAGCAACTACGGAGAGGCACTCAACTGCCTGACCGAGGCACGCGAGCTTACCCAAGAGGCCTTTATCGACGAACAAGGGCAGCTGCTGGGCAATATCGCGATGGTGTACTTTGAGAGCGGCCAGCTCGACGAGGCGCTACGCTACTTTGAAGAAGCAGTCAGTACCGATGCGCTCACGCCGCACGCCAGCTACCACTGCCACACGCTGATTAGCTACTCCCAGGCACTCCGCGCCGCAGGGCAGCAAGAGCGGGCGGTGCGCGCGGCCGAGGATGCGCTCAAGCTTGCCTACCAGCAGCACAACCAGGCGCTAGAGGCAGCCGCCTTGGTGGCTCTAGGGGAGGCACTTGTCCATGCCGCCCACGCGGAGAAAACGCTCCAGGCCGCCCATCGACTCGCCCAGAAGCTTGGTCTCCCTGAGCCACTCCTGAGCGCGACCAAGGCTCTGGGGATGTTTTATGTCACCCAGAACAAGGCCGCCCTGGGCATTCCCTGGCTCCAGCAGGCACTCGTCCAAGCCGAGGCAAGCGAGCGTCTCTTTCTCCAGAGCGAGGTCCACCAGGCCCTCAGTGCCGCCTACGAGCAGCAGGGAGAGCTCGCCCTTGCGCTGACACACTACCAGCAGTTCCATGCCCTCTACGCCCAGCTCCACCAGGAGTCGGCCCAGCACCGGATGCAGAGCCAGCTCGCCCGCAAAGAGGCAGAGCGTGCACGTCAAGAGACCGAGCAGCTCCGCCAGCAGGTCCTGGAAGACCCCCTCACCCAGCTCTACAACCGGCGCTTTTTGAATCAGTTTCTCGAGCGTGAGATCGCCCGCTCACGCCGCAACGCACTTCCCCTGAGCGTGATCCTCATCGATATCGACAACTTCAAGCAGGTCAACGACCAGCACTCCCACCGGATTGGCGATCAGGTACTCCTCGCCTTCGCCACGCTCCTGCGGCTCTCCAGCCGCCAGAGCGATGTGCTGGTGCGGCCTTCCGGGGACGAGTTTATCCTGATCGCCCCCGAGACGACACTCCCCGATGCGCAGACCCTCGCCGAGCGCCTGCGCCGCGTGGTCGCGGAGCATCCCTGGGAGACCCTGGCTCCGGGACTCGCCCTCACGGCCAGCATTGGAGTGGTAGACCTCCTCCACAACGACAGTGAGGACCTCCTCGACCGCGCCGACCAGCGGCTCTACCAGGCCAAGCGCTCCGGCAAGAACCAGGTCGCGGCCTAG
- the purL gene encoding phosphoribosylformylglycinamidine synthase subunit PurL: MPTPVNAPEYPEVTETVAREMGVNASEYAQIQDVLGRVPTYTELGMYAVMWSEHCGYKYSRPVLKLFSEYKKAQESGALENAGSVPLGDTGWGVVFKMESHNHPSAVEPFQGAATGVGGILRDIFTMGARPVASLNSLRFGPIEGDDPTAIRNRYLFEHVVSGVGSYGNCVGVATVGGEIYFDPCYNGNPLVNAMSIGIVKLDSIASAKAKGIGNQVLYVGSSTGRDGIHGATFASVELSEESEAKRPNVQCGDPFMEKLLIEATLEALATGGIVGIQDMGAAGLTCGTSEMSAKGSLGMTIDIQKVPRRETGMNAYEVLLSESQERMLAVVEKGREEEVAAVFHKWGLNAAYIGVTTETGNVQVWDGDRLEADIPAKSLADECPTYYLDAAEPEYIAQVQSADFSALPEPESYGDVLLKLLATPSIASKRWVWEQYDTMVQTQTEILPGRGDAAVLGIREANGRKIAATTDCNPRFCYLDPFVGAQLAVAEAARNLSCVGAVPAALTDCLNFPSPEKPAGFWQFRRAVEGMAQAADFFKTPVVSGNVSFYNETPEGAIYPTPTVGMVGVIPEGVEPMGLAFQNDGDLIYLLRPVGTEGATGIAGSEYLYRIHGRAEGKPELDLVAEASVQKVVREAVAGALIQSAHDCAEGGFMTAVAESCLAGNKGAEIRFAITDFVANDGSDLPWSTVMFGESPSRIVVTVKEGTAEQSTLLDLCEQNSVEAVFIGQVKNNNKLDAAGLLELSLDQLRSAFEGAIPKIMGK, encoded by the coding sequence ATGCCAACCCCTGTCAATGCCCCTGAGTATCCCGAAGTTACCGAGACCGTTGCCCGCGAGATGGGCGTCAATGCCTCCGAGTACGCCCAGATTCAAGACGTCCTAGGTCGTGTCCCCACCTACACCGAGCTGGGAATGTACGCCGTGATGTGGAGCGAGCACTGCGGCTACAAGTACAGCCGACCCGTGCTGAAGCTCTTCTCGGAGTACAAAAAAGCCCAGGAGTCGGGTGCACTGGAGAACGCGGGGAGCGTCCCGCTAGGCGATACGGGCTGGGGCGTGGTCTTTAAGATGGAGTCCCACAACCACCCGAGCGCGGTCGAGCCGTTTCAAGGCGCGGCCACCGGAGTCGGTGGGATCCTGCGCGATATCTTCACTATGGGCGCACGGCCCGTGGCGAGCCTCAACTCCCTGCGCTTCGGCCCCATCGAGGGCGACGATCCCACGGCGATCCGCAACCGCTATCTGTTTGAGCACGTGGTTTCTGGCGTGGGAAGCTACGGCAACTGTGTCGGTGTCGCGACCGTGGGCGGCGAGATCTACTTCGATCCCTGCTATAACGGCAACCCGCTGGTCAATGCGATGAGTATCGGGATTGTCAAGCTCGATTCCATTGCATCGGCGAAGGCCAAGGGGATCGGCAACCAGGTGCTCTATGTCGGCTCCTCGACCGGGCGCGACGGCATCCACGGCGCGACCTTTGCGAGTGTCGAGCTGAGCGAGGAGTCCGAGGCCAAGCGTCCCAACGTGCAGTGCGGCGACCCGTTTATGGAGAAGCTCCTCATCGAGGCGACCCTGGAGGCACTGGCGACCGGCGGGATTGTTGGGATTCAGGACATGGGCGCGGCGGGGCTTACCTGTGGGACGAGCGAGATGAGCGCCAAGGGCTCGCTGGGGATGACCATCGATATCCAGAAAGTGCCACGCCGCGAGACCGGAATGAACGCCTACGAGGTGCTCCTCTCCGAGAGCCAGGAGCGCATGCTGGCCGTGGTGGAGAAGGGGCGCGAGGAAGAAGTGGCGGCGGTCTTTCATAAGTGGGGGCTCAACGCGGCCTATATCGGGGTGACCACGGAGACCGGCAACGTGCAGGTCTGGGACGGCGACCGACTCGAGGCCGATATCCCCGCCAAGTCACTGGCCGACGAGTGCCCGACCTACTACCTGGACGCCGCCGAGCCGGAGTATATCGCCCAGGTGCAGAGCGCGGATTTTTCGGCGCTGCCCGAGCCGGAGAGCTACGGCGACGTGCTCCTTAAGCTACTGGCGACCCCCAGTATCGCCAGCAAGCGCTGGGTCTGGGAGCAGTACGACACGATGGTGCAGACCCAGACCGAGATCCTTCCGGGGCGCGGCGATGCGGCAGTGCTGGGAATCCGCGAGGCCAACGGGCGCAAGATCGCGGCGACCACGGACTGCAACCCACGCTTCTGCTACCTCGATCCGTTTGTGGGGGCGCAGCTTGCCGTGGCCGAGGCGGCGCGCAATCTCAGCTGTGTCGGGGCCGTGCCCGCCGCCCTCACCGACTGTCTAAACTTTCCGTCGCCGGAGAAGCCTGCGGGGTTCTGGCAGTTTCGGCGCGCGGTTGAGGGAATGGCGCAGGCCGCGGACTTCTTCAAGACCCCCGTTGTCTCCGGCAATGTCAGCTTCTACAACGAGACTCCCGAGGGCGCGATCTACCCGACTCCCACGGTCGGAATGGTCGGCGTGATCCCGGAGGGAGTCGAGCCGATGGGGCTGGCGTTCCAAAACGACGGTGACCTGATCTACCTGCTCCGCCCGGTCGGCACCGAGGGCGCGACCGGAATCGCGGGGAGTGAGTACCTCTACCGCATCCACGGCCGCGCCGAGGGCAAGCCGGAGCTGGACTTAGTTGCCGAAGCGAGTGTGCAGAAAGTGGTCCGCGAGGCCGTGGCAGGTGCCCTGATCCAGAGCGCCCACGACTGCGCCGAGGGCGGCTTCATGACCGCGGTCGCCGAGAGCTGTCTGGCGGGCAACAAGGGCGCCGAGATCCGCTTCGCCATCACGGACTTTGTCGCCAACGACGGCAGCGATCTCCCGTGGAGCACCGTGATGTTTGGCGAGTCGCCCAGCCGCATCGTCGTGACCGTCAAAGAGGGCACCGCTGAGCAGAGCACGCTCCTTGATCTATGTGAGCAAAATAGTGTCGAGGCGGTCTTTATCGGGCAAGTGAAGAACAACAACAAGCTCGATGCCGCCGGCCTGCTGGAGCTTTCTCTGGACCAGCTACGCTCGGCCTTTGAGGGGGCCATTCCCAAGATCATGGGGAAATGA
- a CDS encoding cation:proton antiporter: MPLADPLSQVLLALAAVIVTGLLLGRVLRFFGQPPVIGEIVAGIVLGPSLLGARFSGMLLPSSVAPLLGIIAQLGILLYMFTVGLELSGEALRKRTTTLITTSLASLLVPFVLGAGLGVLLYPRYSGGAGGSLGFVLFVGISLCVTAFPVLARILSERQLLKTELGSLALTSAAVGDGAAWCLLALVVGVVQVKVGVGLRVGLLAAVYLGVMLFVVRPLVRRLVASWERTPLTPTRGALVLVGVLLSALTTEQIGIHAIFGAFLFGAILPSESKLAHTLTQQLQPVVTTLLLPAFFALTGMKTRIDLLSGAGTWLVCGGIILVATLGKVGGTFFAARGTGVGARDALVLGALMNTRGLMELIVLNIGLDLHVLSPVLFAMLVVMALTTTMMTAPALNGLLPTGRKT; encoded by the coding sequence ATGCCCCTGGCCGATCCCCTGTCACAGGTACTCCTGGCGCTTGCCGCAGTGATTGTGACAGGGCTTCTCCTGGGGAGAGTCCTTCGGTTTTTCGGCCAGCCCCCCGTCATCGGGGAGATTGTCGCAGGGATTGTCTTGGGGCCGTCCCTGTTGGGCGCGCGCTTCTCCGGGATGCTCCTGCCCTCGTCGGTGGCCCCGCTTCTGGGGATTATCGCGCAGCTGGGCATCCTGCTCTACATGTTCACGGTCGGGCTGGAGCTCAGCGGCGAGGCGCTCCGAAAGCGCACCACTACCCTTATCACCACCTCGTTGGCGAGTCTTCTGGTGCCCTTTGTCCTGGGAGCTGGGCTGGGCGTGCTGCTCTACCCGCGCTACTCGGGGGGAGCAGGCGGCTCGCTAGGCTTTGTCCTCTTTGTCGGAATCTCTCTCTGCGTCACTGCCTTCCCCGTGCTGGCCCGTATCCTGAGCGAGCGTCAGCTCCTTAAGACCGAGCTCGGCTCCTTGGCCCTGACCAGCGCGGCGGTCGGGGATGGCGCGGCGTGGTGCCTGCTGGCGCTCGTTGTCGGGGTTGTCCAGGTAAAGGTGGGGGTGGGGCTTCGAGTGGGGCTGCTGGCGGCGGTCTACCTCGGTGTGATGCTCTTTGTGGTTCGGCCTCTGGTTCGCCGCTTGGTCGCCTCTTGGGAGCGCACGCCGCTCACTCCCACTCGGGGAGCGCTGGTGCTGGTGGGCGTGCTGCTCTCCGCCCTCACCACCGAGCAGATCGGGATTCATGCGATCTTTGGGGCATTTTTGTTTGGCGCGATCCTCCCAAGCGAGAGCAAGCTCGCCCACACGCTCACCCAGCAGCTCCAGCCGGTTGTCACCACCCTGCTCTTGCCGGCATTCTTTGCGCTCACGGGGATGAAGACGCGTATTGATCTGCTCTCGGGGGCAGGAACTTGGCTGGTCTGTGGTGGAATTATCCTGGTCGCGACCCTAGGGAAGGTCGGGGGGACTTTTTTTGCGGCACGGGGAACTGGAGTGGGGGCGCGCGACGCTCTAGTACTCGGGGCCTTGATGAATACGCGAGGGCTGATGGAGCTGATCGTCCTGAATATCGGGCTGGATCTGCATGTCCTCTCTCCGGTCCTCTTTGCGATGCTGGTGGTCATGGCGCTTACCACCACGATGATGACAGCACCGGCGCTAAACGGGCTCTTGCCCACAGGAAGAAAGACCTAA